The genomic interval TTCCAACACCACTAGCTCCGTAAATGAAGAGTGGGTTGTAGACGCGACCAGGAGCCTGTGATACGGCGTGGGCTGCTGCTGCCGCCACCTCATTGGACTTGCCGATGACGAACTGATCGAAGGTGTATCGAGCAGAAAGAATGGGCGGTGTGTGAACGCGGAGCTGACCCGCAGAACCCTTGGGCTGGACGGGGGCACCGCTTTGCGAGAACAGGTCCATTTGAGGACGCTGCTGCCGAGCTTCGTCTGCGAGGAAGACGACGTGACAGGGATGGCCGAGCACCATCGGTGCGATGGAGTCGAGGAGCGAGCTGAACTTGGACTCATTCCAATCGGCGGCGAACTGGTCGGCGACCCTAACGGTGAGTTTGTGCTTTGTAAGTTCAACAGGCACAGCCGGTTCCAGCCATGTACGGAACGTTTGTTCCGCCATGTCTCGCTTGACGTAGTCGAGGAGGCGCTGCCAGGCTTGGTCGGCCGAGAGATCCATGACCATGTGGAAAAGATCGGGCGGCCGAACGTAGGCACGGCCTGTGGAAAAGTCAATTCCTCGCGAATGCGAGCAACAGCTAACCCGTTGACATGCAAGGCGTAAGCCTCTATCCTTCCCGTTCTTTCGCCACGATTTTCAGTAGCTTTCGGAGATAGGAATGGGCAAGCCGACGTATCGTCCGCGGAACAAGCGCCGGATTCGCAAGCACGGATTCCGCACCCGCATGGAGACGAAGTGGGGGCGCGAAGTTCTGAGCCGGCGCCGCAAGAAGGGGCGCAAGCGGTTGACGGTTAAGCTGCCGTCCAAGTACGCGGCCGCCTAGTAATCGCCGGTTCGCCCGCGCCAGCAGGATCACGCGCGGTGCCGACCTCGAGCGCATACGACTAGAGGGGAAGGCTCTCCGAACGAGCGCGCTACTGGTTCGGGTGAGCGCTTCCCCTCACGCGCGTTTGCGAGTGGGCATTGTCGTCCCGCGCTATGGTCACTCGGCCGTGGACCGCAATAGGCTGAAACGGCGCCTGCGGGAGTTCGTACGATTGCACATCCTGCCGTTAGGCGTTCCGTCGGACGTCGTGATCTGGGCGCAACGGTCGGCGTATCGACTGGACTTCGCCCAACTGCAGGGGCAAATGGAACTGGTCGTCACCAAGCTGCAACGCACGCGGGAGGTGGCCGGAGGGACAACGCCCGGAGCAGAGGGCGATGACATCCTGCCACGACCTTCAGGGGGCGCGTGATGCGACACGTCGCAATCGCGCTGGTGCGCATCTACCAGATGTTCATCGGTCCGCTCGTTCCCGCCGTGTGCCGGTTTTACCCGTCGTGCTCCCAGTACGCGATCGAGGCGCTCGAGAAGCACGGCGCCTTTCGCGGTACCCTCCTGGCAGCGAAGCGTATTGCCCGCTGTCATCCGCTGCACCCTGGCGGATTTGATCCTGTGCCCTGATAGAGCTCGAAGCGATGGACAAACGCACGATCCTGGCGCTCGCGCTCGTAGCGCTCGTCATCATGATCACGCCGAAGCTCTTTCCGACGTCGATGACGAAAGGGCGAGCCAAGCCAGTCGCCGGGACGACCGACAGCAGCCAATCTGGCGCTGCGGTTGCCGCGCCATCCGGGCAGGCAAGCGTTCCACCTGGAAGCACAATCGGTCCCTCGGCTCCGGCAGCACCAACGCTCGCGGCGACCAGCACCGATTCGACCGGTCCGGTAAAGCCCGAGTCGACGACGGTGACCAGTGCTGTGGCCGACTACGTGTTCAGCAATCAGGGCGCTGCGCCGATGTCGGTGCGCCTGCCGAGTTACCGCGCGCTGGACAAGGTGAACGAGAACGTCACCATCACCTCCGGGAACGGGCGATCGCTCATCTCCTACCGGGTCCTCGGGGCGACGGACACGCTGGCATTGGCATCGGTGTCCTTCACGCTGGAACGCTCAACCGCGAGCAGCGGTGCGACGGTGCTTGACTACAGGGGTAGCGCCAACGGGCGTGCCCTGTCGCTCAAGTACACGATCGTGCCGGACTCCTTCCTGGCGCGCGTTGAAGGATCGGTTGGCGTCGATGCCAACGGGCAACCAGCGCGCTTCGTGCTGATCGATCTTCCGAACACGTTTCATTCGTTCGAGGCGGATTCGCTGGATGACCAGAACCACTTCGCCTTTGCGCTCAAGCCGCGCGGGCGCGGCGCCGAAGGAGTGCCGTTTGGCAAGCTCGATCCCGGCGAGCGTCACCTTGTGCAGGGGCCGCTGGTGTGGGCCGCTGCCAAGTCGAAGTACTTCATTGTCGGGGTGCTGGGGAGCGAGGGAGATGACTCGTTTGCCGAAGCCGTGACAGTGGGTGGCCCGCGCACGACGAAGCGCGCGACGTCGGCCACGGGGACGGTCGTCACTCGTCTCAACAACGGGACGTTCCGGTTCGAGCTGTACACAGGGCCGCAGCAGTACAAGCGCCTGCAGGCGCTCGGACGCGAGTTCGAGAACTCGAATCCCTATGGCGGCTGGTTGCAGGGAGTGGTGCAGCCCTTCGCAACGGTCGTGATGAAGATCCTGCTCTGGATGCGCGCCACGCTCAAGCTCGACTACGGCTGGCTGCTGGTCATCTTCGGCATCGCGGTGCGTCTCATCCTGTGGCCGCTGAACCACGGGGCGATGCGCACGAGCATGCGGATGCAGCGCATCCAGCCCGAGCTGAACGACATCCAGAAGCGCTACAAGGCCGACCCGCAGAAGATGCAGTCGGAGATGATGCGCGTGTACAAGGAACACGACATGAGCCCGTTCAGCACCTTTGCCGGGTGCTTACCAATGCTCTTGCCGATGCCCGTGCTGTTCGCGCTCTTCTTCGTCTTCCAGAACACCATCGAGTTTCGCGGCGTCCCGTTCTTGTGGCTGGCGGATATCTCGATCAAGGACCCGTACTACATCGTTCCCCTGTTGATGGGGGTCTCGATGTTCCTGCTGTCGTGGATCGGGATGCGCAATTCGCCGCCCAATCCGCAGGCGAAGATGATGCTCTACATCTTCCCGGTAATGATGACGTTCCTGTTCGCGAACTTTGCCTCTGGCCTCAATCTCTACTACGCCATCCAGAACATTGCCGCGCTGCCGCAGCAATGGTTGATTGCCAACGAGCGTGGAAAGCTGGGCGGTGGAGGGGGGAAGAAAGGCTAACCGCCGCGTGGCGAGTGCTGCGGGGCGCGAAGGTGCCGACGCCGAGTGCGCTCGCCTGACCCGAATCTCGAGTGGGGCGCCGATGCTGGTCCGTGATGACACCATCGCCGCGCTGAGCACCCCCGCAGGACGCGGCGCGATCGCCATTGTCCGACTCAGCGGGGGTGACGCGCATCGTATCGCGGCCCGACTCGTGACGCCGTGGCCAGACGCGCCGCGCGTGGTGACGCGCTCCCTCGTGCGCGACGATCGCGATGACAGCGTGATCGACCAGGCGATGGTGACGCGTTTCGACGCCCCGCGGAGCTACACGGGCGAGCCGATGGTGGAGATTGCCTGCCATGGTGGAGTCGCGGTGTCGTCGGCGATCCTGGAGGCACTGTCGCGGCAGGGGGCGCGAAGCGCCGAGCCCGGAGAGTTCACGCAGCGCGCCGTGCTGAACGGGAAGATGGACCTCCTGCAGGCCGAGGCCGTTGCCGACCTGGTCGATGCGCGGACGCATGCCCTGCGCCGGACCGCGGTGCAGCAGCTGGACGGTGGGCTGACGCGCACGTTGCGCGAGCTGCGCGAGCGCATCCTGCACGTGGAGGCGCTGCTGGCGTACGATATCGACTTCCCGGAGGAAGACGACGGTCCCATCGCGCGGGAGACGATCGAGAGCGCGGCGCGTGAGGCGCGCGCGGGCATTGCCCGTCTCCTGGCGACGGTTCCGCGGGGCGAGATTGCACGTGACGGGGCCGTCGTGGTGATTGCCGGGGCGCCGAATGCCGGGAAATCGTCACTGTTCAACGCGCTCCTTGGCGAGACGCGGGCAATTGTCACCGAGGTGCCCGGGACGACACGCGATGCCATCGAGGCGCGCGTGGAGTCGGGGCGGTGGCCGCTGCGGTTGGTGGATACGGCCGGCCTGCGCGAGACGCGCGACGTGGTTGAGCGCCTGGGGATCGAGGTCAGCGAGCGACACATCCGGGCGGCGCACATCGTCCTCGTGTGCGGCGAGACACGCGCCGCCATTGCGGAGGCACTGTCGCACGTGGAGGCGCTGGGTCCGGCACCGCGCATCGCGGTGCTCACGAAGACTGACCTGGCGGCCGATGATGGCGGCGTTGCAGCTGGCGCCGATGCGACCGTTGCCGTGAGCGCACTGCACCGTGAGGGGCTCGACCGGCTCCTGGGCGAGGTGCATGCCGTCCTGGAGCGACAGGTCGGCGATGTGGCGCCGGAGCTACCGGTGCTCACGCGTGAGCGACATCGTGTGGCGCTGCAGACGGCACACGATGAGATGGATCGCTTCCTTGCCATATGGCGCACACCGATGGCGCCGGCGTCGGTCGCGGCGGTTCACATCCGGAGCGCGACGCACGCGCTGGATGAACTGATCGGTAATGTGGATGTGGACGACGTGCTGGACCGCGTCTTCCGTTCGTTCTGCGTGGGGAAGTAGCGCGGTGAGCGCCCGGGCATGGGCCCGGGTGCAGGAGATCAGGCCGAAACGCTGGCGGTGCGCGCGACTTCGACGATCTCCGCTGCGGAGGCGCGGATGGCCCACGCGATTCCGCGTTGCTCGATGGCGGCCTCCACCATGCGAGCACCGATGAAATACCCCGCGCGCTCGGGGATGACGATGCGATCGACCGTGCGGGCATCGTCGCTGGTGCCACCCATGAGGTAGCGCAGGCGCAGCCCCAGCGCGTGGTGGTCGAACTCCTGCGTGATGGCCCGCGTGATGTGCGTCTCGAGTTCGCGCACGCGTTGATACTGGCGTCGACCGTAGCCGTAGTACTCCCACGCGGCGTGCCCGGGGCTCACGAGTCGGGCGACGCTGACGGCGAGCCCTTCGTTGATGACGAGTTCGCGCACCGAGGCGCGCCGCCCCGATTCCCAGTAGGAATAGTAGCCGTCGGCTTCGTCGATGAGCTGTCGCATCTCGCTGCGACTGGCGGGTGACGTATAGCGGACGACGTGCGCGATTTCGTGGGCGAGCCAGAGAGGAATCAGCTCGGGATCGAGTCCGAGGCCCTGGGTGTCCGGATTGGCGATCCCGGTGAAGTGCTCGAGGCAGACGAAAGCGACACCGCGCCCGGCGACGACGAGTTCGCCGGCATTGGCGCCGCCGACACCGACCATGAGGACGACGTCGAGGTCAACGTCGGTGCCTAACAACTCGGCGCACCGGGCTTCGGTCTCGCGCGCGAGCGCGACGACGTCGGTACGCTCCAGCATCGTGCGCAGGTCGGAGCGATCGGCCTGCGCGGTCATGCGGACCACTTCGAGGAAGTGCTCGCTATCCGGGTCGAAGACGTAGTTGTGCCAGTAGGCGGACAGCCTGGCGCGGTGTGCGTCGAAGTACTGCTGGTAGGCGGCGACTCGATCGGTGCTGTTCAGGACTGCGAAGAAGTCCGGCAGCAGATTGATGAGCATCAACGACCAAGGCGCGGGTGGCTCGGCGCAGCGTATCCCGGAATGGGGCGGAATGTAGTAATGCTCGTGTTTGCGAACAAGAGACGTTTTTCACAGTGATCGCCAGCTGCTGTGAGTCCGAGCAACGGACGACGGAGTACCGCGCGGGAAACGCGGACGATGTGGACGATGTGGACGAGGCGTCCGACGCGGCCGATGCGGCCGATGCGGCCGATGGAAAACGCGAATGCTGCACGCGGCGCGTCAGTGCCCCTCAGTGCGCCTCAGTGCGCCTCAGTGCGCCTCTCAGCGCCGCAGTGCGCCTCTCAGCGCCGCAGTACTCCAGCGCCTCAGCGCGTCCCGAAGAGGCGATCGCCGGCGTCGCCGAGCCCTGGCAGGATGTAGCCGTGCGCGTTGAGTTCGCGATCGAGCGACGCGCAGTAGATGGGGACGTCGGGATGCGCGTCGTGGACACGCGCCACCCCTTCCGGCGCCGCGACCAAGCAGAGAAAGCGGATGCGCGTGGCGCCGGTGCGCTTGAGGGAGTCGATCGCCGAGACGGCGCTACCGCCCGTGGCGAGCATGGGGTCGAGAAGGAAGAAGTCTCGCTCCGCGGCGTCGCCCGGGACCTTGAAGTAGTAGTCGACCGGTTCGAGCGTGTCGTGATCGCGATACAGCCCGATGTGGCCGACGCGTGCTGATGGCACCAGGCGAAGGATTCCCTCGACCATCCCGAGCCCTGCGCGAAGGATGGGGACGAGCGTGAGCTTCTTCCCGCTCACTTGCCACCCGGTGGCCTGCTCGAGTGGCGTTTGCACGACGATCTCATCGAGCGACAACGTCGCCGTCGCTTCGTAGGCCATGAGCATCGCGATTTCGTCGACGAGTTCCTTGAAGATCTTCTTTGGCGTTCGGCGATCGCGCATCAGCGTGAGCTTGTGCTGGATGAGCGGATGCCTGACGATCGTGAGCGATGGACGCGCGGCGCGCGATGGCGTCGAGCCGGCAGGGGTGTTGTGCATGGCGGCCAAGGTACTAATTTCGCGCGCACCGCAGAAGACGGCGCGCGCCGGGCACACTCATGTCGCCCATGGGCGGCACCTGCACCAGGGAGAGTGAGAGCGCAGCTGTGGAGATCCAGTTTGCAGGGGCCGCCCGTGAGGTCACCGGGTCGTGTCACATCGTCCGGGTAAACGGCAAGATGCTGGCGCTCGACTTTGGCCTGTTCCAGGGGCGACGTGCCGAGTCGGAGGAGAAGAACCGGCGCCTCCCGTTCGATGTGCAGGAGCTGGACGCCGTCGTTCTCTCGCATGCCCACATCGATCACTCTGGGCGCCTCCCCCTCCTGATGCGCGAGGGGTACCAGCAGACGATCTGGTGCACGCCGGCCACGCGCGACCTGTGCGCGATCATGCTCGCCGATTCGGCGCACATCCAGGAAAAGGATGCAGAGCACCTAAGCCGCCACAACAAGGCACACGCCGACCCGTTGTACACGGCGCGCGACGCGGCGCGAACGGTTGAGCAGATGATCTCGGTCCCCTTCAAGAAGCGGGTCGAGATCCTTCCCGGCGTGCAGCTCACGTTCGTCGAGGCGGGACACATCCTCGGCTCGGCGTCGGTGATCCTTGACTGCACCGAGGGAGACACGACGACCCGCCTGGTCTTCTCCGGTGACATCGGGCGATCGGGACTCCCGATCATTCGTGACCCCGAACCGCCCGAAGGGGCGGATATCGTCATCATGGAGTCGACGTACGGGAACCGCGACCACCCGGCGTTCGAGGATGCCCAGGCTCGACTCGCGGCGATCGTGAGCCAGACGGCGAAGCGCGGCGGGAAGCTCCTGATCCCGGCGTTCGCGGTGGGGCGCACGCAGGAACTCGTCTACGAACTCCACGCGCTCGCGCGCGCGGGGAAGATTCCCGAGATCCCGATCTTCATCGACTCGCCGCTCGCCATCGACGCCACGTCGGTCTTCGAGATGCACCCCGACATCTTCGATCGCTCGGAGCGGATGGTGCAGGATGCGTCGAACCTGTTTCGTTTCGACCTGGTGCGATACACGCGCGACACCGCGGAGTCGAAAGCGCTCAACACGATGCGCGGCCCCATGGTGGTGATCGCGGCATCGGGGATGGCAGAGTCGGGGCGCATCCTGCATCATCTGCTGAATGGGGCCGACGATCCGCGCAACACGATCCTCATCGTCGGCTTCATGGCCGAGCACACGCTGGGGCGGCGCATCCTCGAGAAGCAGCCGGTGATCAAGGTGTTCGGTGACGAGGTGCCACTGCGCGCGCAGGTCGAGGTGCTCAACGGGTACAGCGCGCATGGCGACCGCACCGACCTGCGCGAGTGGATCCGACACGTTCGGGGGCAGGGGAGCGCTCCGCGCACGGTCTTCCTCGTGCACGGCGAGGCGGAGGCGCAGGACGCGTTCGCCGAGGCGCTGCGCACCGACGGATTCCACGTCGTGGTGCCGTCACTCGGCGAGCGCGTGCACGTCTGAGCGACGACACCGCGCCCTTCGATGCCCGCCGCCAAACGCCAGGATGTGCGCGCGAGTGAAGCGCGCGAGCGACTGTTGCAGGCCACGTTGCGTTGCGCCGCGCGCGACGGGGGCGCAGCGCTGTCGCTGCAGGCCATCGCAGAAGAGGCAGCGGTGTCGAAGGCGCTCGTCCTCTATCACTATCGTGACAAGGAGCAGTTGCTTGCCACGGCGATTCGCTGGCTCACCGCGCGCTTGCTGGAGCGCGAGGGGAAAGCGCTGGTGCAGTCCACCGCGAGTTCGGTGCTGGAGGACTACTGGCGATGGCTGGAGGAGGAGATCAGCGAAGGCGAGCTACGCGTCTTGATCGAGTTGTCGCAGGAGCGGGGGGACGAGACGCGACGTGCGTTGGAGGAATCGTCGCTGCAACGCCAGGCGCGCGCCGAACAGACGGTCGCACGCGTCTTCCAGTTGCTGGACCTGTCGCCGCGGCTTCCGGCGGCGATGATCGCGGCGAGTGAGCTGGCCTTCCGCGACGGGCTGGTCCTGTGGGCGTGGAGACAACCCGATCGCAGCGCTCGCGTCTCGTTCGACGTGTTCTGGCTGTCACTTCTCAGTCTGGCGCGCTGAGTCACGCCTGAGTCAGGCCTGAGTCGCGTCTGAGTCGCGCGTAGGCTCATCGGGTGCGGTCGCGACTATCCGGGTGGGATGCCGCGGGCTTATAGTTCGCGCGATGGGTTCCGCCGCCTGGACGAATCGACGCATCGCCCTGATGGGGGCACGCCTCCTGGTGGTGGCGTGGCTGGTGTCGCTCGGCGGCGTCCTGTTGTGGGGGACGCGCGATGCGGCGCGTGCGTCGGACGCGATCGTCGTGCTCGGCGCTGCCCAGTATGACGGGCGTCCTTCCCCGGTGTTGCGCGCGCGCCTGGACCACGCGCTCTCGTTATGGAAGCGCGGCCTGGCGCCGCGGGTGATCCTTACCGGCGGCAAGGGAGCGGGCGACACGACGAGCGAGGCAGCGGTGGGGCGCGTGTACATGTTGCGGCGCGGCGTTCCCGACACGGCGTTGCTGATGGAAAACGAGGGGCGCAGCACGGCCGAGTCGCTGGGCGGCGTGGCGCGGCTCGCGAAGCGGCGCGGGATCGAGGATATCATCCTCGTGTCGGACCCGTTTCACATGATGCGGCTGCAGATCCTGGCGTGGCGGCACGGCCTGCACGCCGTCCCCTCCCCCACGTTGACGAGCCCCATCTCGGCCAACCGCATGGAGTCTGTCGGGTATATCCTGTCGGAGTCGCTCAAGGTGCCACTGACGGCACTGCTGGCGCTGACGCCGGCCATGTCAAACTAGGAAAAGCCACAGACGGCCCACCGGTGAACCAGTCGATGACCGGACGAGACGCGCGGAGTTGGTGCACATCGTGGGGTGGTGCGGGTGCCGCGAGGCGTGCGGTCCGGTCGCGGTGCGCGGTGCGCGCCGCTCACCTGTCGCGAGTCATAGCGGTTGTGGGAATGCTTGTCGCGGGACGGCCGGCGCCGGCGCTGGCGCAGGTGACGGGAGTCGATACCGTCGCTGCGGAGGGTGCACGACGCGAACGCCGGGCGCCCGAACTGCTGCTGCAGCCGGGGATGATGACGGCCGACTTCGTCTCGGCGCCCGCGGGATATCCGGCTACGAGTGGGTTCAACCTGCGTTTCGCAACGCTCGTCCCCTCATCGTCGGCGTGGTGGACGCTCATCGTGGGGGCGAGCGTGACGCCGTATGGGACGTCGGGTGTCACGCCGCGGAGCACGAACACCCCGGTCGTCTTCATCGGGAACGTCTTTCCCGGGGTGCCGGCGCGGCGCACGGGGGGATGGTTCGAGCTGCAGTTTCCCGTGTACCTCACGTACAGCTACGGCGGCGGCGGGGCGCGCAACAGCCAGATCTACGGCCGTGACGTCGTGGCCGAGGCAGCGTTGCAGGTGTACGTCGGCCGCAAGGTGCTGCGTGACCTTGGCCCCGGCTTCTC from Gemmatimonadaceae bacterium carries:
- the rpmH gene encoding 50S ribosomal protein L34, with translation MGKPTYRPRNKRRIRKHGFRTRMETKWGREVLSRRRKKGRKRLTVKLPSKYAAA
- the rnpA gene encoding ribonuclease P protein component gives rise to the protein MTRGADLERIRLEGKALRTSALLVRVSASPHARLRVGIVVPRYGHSAVDRNRLKRRLREFVRLHILPLGVPSDVVIWAQRSAYRLDFAQLQGQMELVVTKLQRTREVAGGTTPGAEGDDILPRPSGGA
- the yidD gene encoding membrane protein insertion efficiency factor YidD; protein product: MRHVAIALVRIYQMFIGPLVPAVCRFYPSCSQYAIEALEKHGAFRGTLLAAKRIARCHPLHPGGFDPVP
- the yidC gene encoding membrane protein insertase YidC — its product is MDKRTILALALVALVIMITPKLFPTSMTKGRAKPVAGTTDSSQSGAAVAAPSGQASVPPGSTIGPSAPAAPTLAATSTDSTGPVKPESTTVTSAVADYVFSNQGAAPMSVRLPSYRALDKVNENVTITSGNGRSLISYRVLGATDTLALASVSFTLERSTASSGATVLDYRGSANGRALSLKYTIVPDSFLARVEGSVGVDANGQPARFVLIDLPNTFHSFEADSLDDQNHFAFALKPRGRGAEGVPFGKLDPGERHLVQGPLVWAAAKSKYFIVGVLGSEGDDSFAEAVTVGGPRTTKRATSATGTVVTRLNNGTFRFELYTGPQQYKRLQALGREFENSNPYGGWLQGVVQPFATVVMKILLWMRATLKLDYGWLLVIFGIAVRLILWPLNHGAMRTSMRMQRIQPELNDIQKRYKADPQKMQSEMMRVYKEHDMSPFSTFAGCLPMLLPMPVLFALFFVFQNTIEFRGVPFLWLADISIKDPYYIVPLLMGVSMFLLSWIGMRNSPPNPQAKMMLYIFPVMMTFLFANFASGLNLYYAIQNIAALPQQWLIANERGKLGGGGGKKG
- the mnmE gene encoding tRNA uridine-5-carboxymethylaminomethyl(34) synthesis GTPase MnmE, encoding MLVRDDTIAALSTPAGRGAIAIVRLSGGDAHRIAARLVTPWPDAPRVVTRSLVRDDRDDSVIDQAMVTRFDAPRSYTGEPMVEIACHGGVAVSSAILEALSRQGARSAEPGEFTQRAVLNGKMDLLQAEAVADLVDARTHALRRTAVQQLDGGLTRTLRELRERILHVEALLAYDIDFPEEDDGPIARETIESAAREARAGIARLLATVPRGEIARDGAVVVIAGAPNAGKSSLFNALLGETRAIVTEVPGTTRDAIEARVESGRWPLRLVDTAGLRETRDVVERLGIEVSERHIRAAHIVLVCGETRAAIAEALSHVEALGPAPRIAVLTKTDLAADDGGVAAGADATVAVSALHREGLDRLLGEVHAVLERQVGDVAPELPVLTRERHRVALQTAHDEMDRFLAIWRTPMAPASVAAVHIRSATHALDELIGNVDVDDVLDRVFRSFCVGK
- the upp gene encoding uracil phosphoribosyltransferase, with the protein product MHNTPAGSTPSRAARPSLTIVRHPLIQHKLTLMRDRRTPKKIFKELVDEIAMLMAYEATATLSLDEIVVQTPLEQATGWQVSGKKLTLVPILRAGLGMVEGILRLVPSARVGHIGLYRDHDTLEPVDYYFKVPGDAAERDFFLLDPMLATGGSAVSAIDSLKRTGATRIRFLCLVAAPEGVARVHDAHPDVPIYCASLDRELNAHGYILPGLGDAGDRLFGTR
- a CDS encoding MBL fold metallo-hydrolase, which translates into the protein MSPMGGTCTRESESAAVEIQFAGAAREVTGSCHIVRVNGKMLALDFGLFQGRRAESEEKNRRLPFDVQELDAVVLSHAHIDHSGRLPLLMREGYQQTIWCTPATRDLCAIMLADSAHIQEKDAEHLSRHNKAHADPLYTARDAARTVEQMISVPFKKRVEILPGVQLTFVEAGHILGSASVILDCTEGDTTTRLVFSGDIGRSGLPIIRDPEPPEGADIVIMESTYGNRDHPAFEDAQARLAAIVSQTAKRGGKLLIPAFAVGRTQELVYELHALARAGKIPEIPIFIDSPLAIDATSVFEMHPDIFDRSERMVQDASNLFRFDLVRYTRDTAESKALNTMRGPMVVIAASGMAESGRILHHLLNGADDPRNTILIVGFMAEHTLGRRILEKQPVIKVFGDEVPLRAQVEVLNGYSAHGDRTDLREWIRHVRGQGSAPRTVFLVHGEAEAQDAFAEALRTDGFHVVVPSLGERVHV
- a CDS encoding TetR/AcrR family transcriptional regulator, translated to MPAAKRQDVRASEARERLLQATLRCAARDGGAALSLQAIAEEAAVSKALVLYHYRDKEQLLATAIRWLTARLLEREGKALVQSTASSVLEDYWRWLEEEISEGELRVLIELSQERGDETRRALEESSLQRQARAEQTVARVFQLLDLSPRLPAAMIAASELAFRDGLVLWAWRQPDRSARVSFDVFWLSLLSLAR
- a CDS encoding YdcF family protein, with translation MGSAAWTNRRIALMGARLLVVAWLVSLGGVLLWGTRDAARASDAIVVLGAAQYDGRPSPVLRARLDHALSLWKRGLAPRVILTGGKGAGDTTSEAAVGRVYMLRRGVPDTALLMENEGRSTAESLGGVARLAKRRGIEDIILVSDPFHMMRLQILAWRHGLHAVPSPTLTSPISANRMESVGYILSESLKVPLTALLALTPAMSN